The Arachis hypogaea cultivar Tifrunner chromosome 16, arahy.Tifrunner.gnm2.J5K5, whole genome shotgun sequence genome contains a region encoding:
- the LOC112758370 gene encoding single-stranded DNA-binding protein WHY2, mitochondrial isoform X1 — MLKLSRLLPSISGSSPRLLEPLSFTKPDPRDCLRHSAAFSTATNNKYAAKGYTSNRIFAPYSVYKGKAAFSLSPCLPTFTKLDSGAVVVDRRGSMMMIFMHSIGERKYDWENKQRFALSATEVGSLISMGPQDSCEFFHDPSMLSSNAGQVRKSLSIKPHASSNGYFVSLTVVNNLLNTKDYLSVPVTTAEFAVMKTACSFALPHIMGWDRMTHQSGGTVGLQSKVEPPALDLEWDK; from the exons ATGTTGAAGCTGTCTCGCCTTCTACCTTCCATTTCCGGTTCCAG tCCCCGCTTACTGGAACCCCTCTCCTTTACAAAACCTGATCCTAGGGATTGTCTTCGCCATTCAGCTGCGTTTTCTACAGCTACCAATAATAAATATGCTGCTAAag GATATACCTCAAATCGCATATTTGCTCCTTATTCCGTTTACAAGGGCAAAGCTGCTTTCTCTTTGAGTCCTTGTCTTCCAACTTTCACCAAGTTGGAT AGTGGGGCCGTTGTAGTTGATCGCCGTGGTTCAATGATGATGATTTTCATGCACTCCATTGGGGAGCGCAAGTATGACTGGGAGAACAAGCAG AGATTTGCTCTTTCGGCCACTGAAGTTGGCTCTTTGATAAGCATGGGCCCTCAGGATTCTTGTGAATTCTTCCATGACCCCTCCATGTTATCGAG TAATGCTGGTCAAGTGAGAAAAAGCTTATCAATTAAGCCTCATGCAAGCAGCAATGGCTACTTCGTGTCTTTGA CTGTTGTCAACAACCTGCTAAATACCAAGGATTACTTGAGTGTCCCTGTCACGACTGCTGAGTTTGCTGTGATGAAGACAGCTTGCAGT TTTGCATTGCCACACATCATGGGTTGGGACCGCATGACTCATCAGTCAGGGGGAACGGTTGGTCTTCAATCGAAAGTGGAACCACCTGCTTTAGACTTGGAATGGGATAAGTAA
- the LOC112758370 gene encoding single-stranded DNA-binding protein WHY2, mitochondrial isoform X2 has translation MLKLSRLLPSISGSRDCLRHSAAFSTATNNKYAAKGYTSNRIFAPYSVYKGKAAFSLSPCLPTFTKLDSGAVVVDRRGSMMMIFMHSIGERKYDWENKQRFALSATEVGSLISMGPQDSCEFFHDPSMLSSNAGQVRKSLSIKPHASSNGYFVSLTVVNNLLNTKDYLSVPVTTAEFAVMKTACSFALPHIMGWDRMTHQSGGTVGLQSKVEPPALDLEWDK, from the exons ATGTTGAAGCTGTCTCGCCTTCTACCTTCCATTTCCGGTTCCAG GGATTGTCTTCGCCATTCAGCTGCGTTTTCTACAGCTACCAATAATAAATATGCTGCTAAag GATATACCTCAAATCGCATATTTGCTCCTTATTCCGTTTACAAGGGCAAAGCTGCTTTCTCTTTGAGTCCTTGTCTTCCAACTTTCACCAAGTTGGAT AGTGGGGCCGTTGTAGTTGATCGCCGTGGTTCAATGATGATGATTTTCATGCACTCCATTGGGGAGCGCAAGTATGACTGGGAGAACAAGCAG AGATTTGCTCTTTCGGCCACTGAAGTTGGCTCTTTGATAAGCATGGGCCCTCAGGATTCTTGTGAATTCTTCCATGACCCCTCCATGTTATCGAG TAATGCTGGTCAAGTGAGAAAAAGCTTATCAATTAAGCCTCATGCAAGCAGCAATGGCTACTTCGTGTCTTTGA CTGTTGTCAACAACCTGCTAAATACCAAGGATTACTTGAGTGTCCCTGTCACGACTGCTGAGTTTGCTGTGATGAAGACAGCTTGCAGT TTTGCATTGCCACACATCATGGGTTGGGACCGCATGACTCATCAGTCAGGGGGAACGGTTGGTCTTCAATCGAAAGTGGAACCACCTGCTTTAGACTTGGAATGGGATAAGTAA